The Bacteroidota bacterium genomic sequence CTTTAGACTTTGGACTTTAAAACTCCGATGCAAGCTCAGAAGGACAAGAGTCTTTATCCAAATATAAATTACCTTCAATTTTCAATAGTATTGAAGCAGGTAGTTCATTAGTTGGTTCATCTATTTGAAACAGGCGTTTTAAAACCGACTGCTTATTCTCTAATGGAACCATTGTATACACATTATTAGCCGATTGCATTGCTGTGGTAGTCATGGTTATTCCTATCTCAGGAATGTATCCAAGGCTTCTAAAATGAGGATCATTCATTAATTGAGCTTTAGATTCAGCTGCTACATCCACCACTTTTACTAATTTTTTTTCATTGAAATCGGTATCGAAAGGCTCGTTTAATGCAAGGTGTCCTGACTCTCCAATACCTAAACACATAATATCTATTTCTCCTGCACCTACCAGTAAATCACTAAAACGTTCAGCTTCCTGATAAGGATCTTTTGCTCTGTAATTAATAAGGTTTACAGTTTTAGGTAAAACCTTATCATACAGCATATTTTGAGTAAGGAATCCACAAGTATAATAAGCCGGCATTCTTACATCATGAAAGTCATCTACATTGAAACAAACTACACGTTTCCAATCGATTTCTTTTTCTGCTGCCAGTGATGTAAAAAAACTAAGTTGACTTTCGGCCGATGAAAAAACCATATTTATCTGCTCTTTTTCAGATAAAAGTTCTCTCATTTTTCCTGCCACATCTGATGCTGCTTTTTCTCCGAGCTCTGTTACGTTGTTGCTCAATATTACATTTGTATTTCCGTAATTCATTTTGTTGTTCTTTCTGGTAAAAAAGATAATATTATTATAATCCTTATACTCTTGTTTCTAATACAAAATAAAAGGATGTAGCTTTCTATTACAATACACAAAATGATATTATCGCTTCATGTTTTGGCAGTAGCTTATAAAAAAAGCCACTAATTCGCGAATTAGTGGCTTTTTCATTAATATTCTATACATTATTTTATTTCAACAGATGTCGAATAAACCAATTTCACAGGTCCAAATAAACCTGATTTACGTGGTTCCAAATCCTCGAAAGGAATAGCCTCACTTGTTTCATGACCATCGATATTTGATCTGGTATATCTTTTATCTTTTGGCAACTTAGTATCTCCTATCATACGGTTAGCCCATGTATTGGCAATAACAATTTCGAAAGTATTTTCTCCGGCTTTAACCTTATCAGTAACTTCGATTACGTAAGGTGCTTTCCATACGTTACCAACATACTGTCCATTTACAGTAACATCACCCGACAACCAAAGGTCGCCCATATCTAAATAAACTTTGTTTCCATTTGCCAATTTAGATGCATCAACAGTTACTGCGTTAGTATATTTAACCTCTCCTGAGAAATATTTAACATCTGCTTGGTCAAAATCAGTATATGATTTCAACTCCGACTTTATTGCCTGTGCAGGTCCTCCGTAAGTTTTTCCTCTTGTAGGAAGGAATTCCATTGTCCACTCACCGGTAACATCATCAATAGCCGGTACATTTGCTACATCAACCGAAATAGTTTTATCAGCAGATGTTACAACACTTACTTTTTCATTTTTAAATGCTTCAACAGTTACAGTTGATCCCTTTACAGATCTTACTACTGCATTTCCTTTTAAAGAATTCACATAATCAGCTTTTCCTTTAGTGAAAACAACAAATACAGATTCAAATTTATCTAAATCCATATCGATAGTTATTCCTTTATCAAAAACACTGTAAGCCAACACCGGAGTTCTTTCGCCTGTAGAAGGATTCCACAATTCAGGAGTAGCATTTTGCACACGGAAATTAGCTTTCACAGTCATTTTCTCGTCTTTTGCATTACGTACAAAGTATATTTCTTCGTTAGCAGTACGACGGTGAATATAATCCAACTCAACAGCTTTTCCTTGTTTTGATTCTTTCAAATATGAGAAATCCTGAGTAACACCCATTTCGGCAAGTACTTGTTTAACTTCTTTTCCGAAGATAACACGTCCTTTACCTACTTTGTTTTCGGTAACAGATTTTCCATCAATACTACCCCAAAGCTCTGCAGCAAGTTTTTGTACTTCTGCATCGTTTTTAGCAGCATCGAGTAATCCTGTAGCTCTTGAAGGTCTTTCGCCAATTACAGTAGCTCCTTTGCTTACTAACTCTTTTACTTTTTTAATAGCAGATAGAGTAATATTGTTTTGTGCAGGTAATACTAATACCTCGTAGCTCAATCCATCAGGAAGTACAATATTTCCATCTTTTACATCCATGCGGTTAAGTAACACATCGAGGTT encodes the following:
- a CDS encoding 6-phosphogluconolactonase — encoded protein: MNYGNTNVILSNNVTELGEKAASDVAGKMRELLSEKEQINMVFSSAESQLSFFTSLAAEKEIDWKRVVCFNVDDFHDVRMPAYYTCGFLTQNMLYDKVLPKTVNLINYRAKDPYQEAERFSDLLVGAGEIDIMCLGIGESGHLALNEPFDTDFNEKKLVKVVDVAAESKAQLMNDPHFRSLGYIPEIGITMTTTAMQSANNVYTMVPLENKQSVLKRLFQIDEPTNELPASILLKIEGNLYLDKDSCPSELASEF